One part of the Marinobacter sp. M3C genome encodes these proteins:
- a CDS encoding zinc ABC transporter substrate-binding protein: MRKRQKLMTTAFLATLPFSANAVPNVATDITPIHSLVSQVMAGVGTPDLLVQSGASPHNYSLSPSEAQALQDADLVFWVGEGLAPWLERSLDNLSPDSKKVELLEAMGTTTYTFREGATFGAHEDSHHDGEKEGEHDAHDDLHHGEEKEDEHSEGHHHEHSGTDPHAWLDPANGKVWLDVIAAALAEKDPDNATQYLENAATGKADIDAAVSRIEITIAQLKDRQFIVFHDAYQYFEKRFEIPAAGAISIGDASKPSPARIAEIRKIVTDLNVNCVFTEPQYNPGIVKAVFGGTGVNTSGVIDPLGSGLATGADLYPDLLIEIADGFQSCLGKK, encoded by the coding sequence ATGAGAAAGCGCCAAAAATTAATGACTACTGCGTTTTTAGCGACCTTGCCGTTTAGTGCAAACGCTGTCCCCAATGTAGCGACCGACATCACACCCATTCACTCCCTCGTGTCGCAGGTAATGGCGGGAGTAGGCACGCCGGATCTGCTTGTTCAGTCTGGCGCTTCGCCGCATAACTATTCGCTCAGCCCGTCGGAAGCTCAAGCCTTACAGGACGCGGACCTCGTGTTCTGGGTAGGTGAGGGCCTGGCACCCTGGCTGGAAAGGTCTCTGGATAACCTGTCTCCCGATTCAAAAAAAGTCGAGTTGCTGGAGGCGATGGGCACAACGACCTATACCTTCAGAGAAGGAGCCACGTTCGGCGCTCATGAGGATAGCCATCATGACGGAGAAAAGGAGGGTGAGCACGACGCTCATGATGACCTCCATCATGGTGAAGAGAAAGAAGATGAACATAGTGAAGGCCATCATCATGAGCACAGCGGTACTGACCCGCATGCGTGGTTAGACCCCGCCAACGGAAAGGTCTGGCTTGATGTGATAGCCGCGGCTCTGGCAGAAAAGGATCCTGACAATGCCACTCAGTATCTTGAAAATGCAGCGACGGGAAAAGCTGACATTGATGCCGCAGTCAGTCGTATTGAAATCACCATAGCGCAGCTCAAGGATAGACAATTCATTGTTTTTCATGACGCCTACCAATACTTTGAAAAACGCTTTGAGATTCCGGCAGCAGGGGCGATCTCGATCGGGGATGCATCAAAACCAAGCCCGGCCCGCATTGCAGAAATCAGAAAAATTGTGACGGATTTAAACGTCAACTGCGTGTTCACTGAGCCGCAATACAATCCAGGTATCGTTAAGGCTGTTTTTGGCGGAACGGGTGTTAATACGTCTGGAGTTATTGACCCATTAGGATCAGGCCTGGCTACCGGTGCCGACCTGTACCCGGACTTACTGATCGAGATCGCGGACGGGTTCCAATCATGCCTTGGAAAGAAATAG
- a CDS encoding metal ABC transporter ATP-binding protein: MRVLATKNLSVNFGGNSVLQDINIHIERGEIVTIVGPNGSGKSTLLRAIIGAQVPTSGQVEIIGKQIIGYVPQRLNIDETLPMTVYRFLSLPKRQQKDDMETALQQAGLSGLGKHQLSTLSGGQFQRVLLARALIEIPDLLLLDEATQGLDHSGSADFYRQIERVRQELGCAILMVSHELHTVMRTSDRVICLNGRICCEGAPEVVKITPEYRLLFGLDNAEMFASYDNQNHHHGHATSRHEEAL; this comes from the coding sequence ATGAGAGTCCTTGCCACCAAAAACCTGTCCGTTAATTTTGGCGGGAACAGTGTGCTGCAAGACATTAATATCCATATAGAGCGGGGCGAAATTGTGACGATTGTTGGCCCGAACGGGTCAGGAAAATCGACGCTTCTGCGCGCAATTATCGGCGCCCAGGTACCCACGTCCGGTCAGGTTGAAATTATCGGTAAACAGATCATCGGCTACGTTCCACAGCGCCTTAATATTGATGAAACCCTCCCAATGACGGTTTATCGGTTTCTATCGCTTCCTAAACGCCAGCAAAAGGACGACATGGAGACTGCTCTCCAGCAAGCGGGGTTGTCAGGCCTTGGCAAACATCAGTTAAGTACCTTGTCCGGAGGACAGTTCCAGCGCGTTTTGCTGGCCCGGGCCCTTATAGAGATACCCGATCTGCTTTTGTTGGATGAGGCCACCCAAGGGCTGGATCACTCTGGCTCAGCAGACTTTTACCGACAGATTGAGCGGGTGCGGCAGGAACTGGGTTGCGCCATCCTGATGGTCAGCCATGAACTGCACACTGTGATGCGAACATCGGATCGGGTTATCTGCCTGAACGGCCGTATTTGTTGCGAAGGCGCGCCTGAGGTTGTCAAGATTACTCCCGAGTATCGATTATTATTCGGCCTCGATAATGCAGAAATGTTCGCTAGCTATGATAACCAGAACCACCACCATGGCCATGCGACGTCTCGGCACGAGGAAGCTCTTTAA
- a CDS encoding metal ABC transporter permease translates to MFNDFMFRASLAGLGVAIAAAPLGCFIVWRRMAFFGDATAHAAILGVALSLTLSIPIFAGVLVVSLLMALAVTILSERGYAMDTLLGVLSHSSLAFGLVAVSFLSGIRIDLMAYLFGDILSVGTLDLGVIWGGAALVLTLVGWRWSALLTSTVNPELACASGISPKREKMILTLSLAVVVAVAIKVVGVLLIAAMLIIPAATARPFSRTPETMAIIAAIIGCGASLAGLQASYVMDTPTGPTIVCIVAVFFGVSSVFRYFIQPQKTHA, encoded by the coding sequence ATGTTCAATGATTTTATGTTTCGTGCGTCCCTCGCCGGCCTCGGTGTCGCAATCGCCGCGGCGCCGCTTGGCTGCTTTATTGTTTGGCGACGTATGGCTTTTTTCGGCGATGCAACCGCACATGCCGCCATTCTGGGGGTAGCTTTGTCACTCACGTTATCCATACCAATATTTGCGGGGGTTTTGGTGGTATCGCTGTTAATGGCTCTGGCCGTTACAATTCTGAGTGAACGCGGTTACGCCATGGATACCCTGCTTGGTGTCTTGTCGCACTCTTCGCTGGCTTTTGGCCTGGTGGCAGTCTCCTTTTTGTCGGGTATTCGCATCGACCTGATGGCCTATCTGTTTGGTGACATTCTTTCTGTCGGCACCCTTGACCTTGGTGTTATTTGGGGTGGCGCAGCCCTTGTTCTCACACTGGTTGGTTGGCGCTGGTCGGCTCTGCTTACATCAACCGTTAACCCTGAACTCGCTTGCGCAAGTGGCATTTCGCCCAAGCGAGAGAAAATGATTCTCACCTTATCGTTAGCGGTTGTTGTGGCTGTTGCCATTAAGGTAGTGGGAGTGTTGCTGATTGCCGCCATGCTGATCATACCGGCAGCGACGGCTCGCCCCTTCAGCAGAACGCCAGAAACCATGGCCATTATTGCAGCGATTATCGGGTGCGGTGCCTCACTGGCCGGCTTGCAGGCGTCTTACGTTATGGACACCCCGACAGGTCCAACAATCGTCTGTATTGTCGCTGTGTTTTTCGGTGTATCCAGCGTTTTCCGGTACTTCATCCAGCCACAAAAAACTCATGCCTGA
- a CDS encoding GTP-binding protein → MKITKAVPTNIITGFLGVGKTTAILHLLANKPANERWAVLVNEFGEIGIDGGLMAGGQGAQTGVFIREVPGGCMCCVSGLPMQMALNKLLMAAKPDRLLIEPTGLGHPQEVIESLRQPHYATVIDLRATLTLIDPRRIRDSRYTRNATFIQQIAVADVLVANKSDQCTDEDFSSLDAYLLEKASHEKPLYRVSFGEIPFTALLAPSAHATSEPESSRRFTMPALSKNVVGQSESTERSDHRPLPKGDYIKIKKQADGFTSVGWRFHASILFDRGRLFEFFSGLTLQRVKAIFITPDGVFGYNFSDQALTEVELDEAQESCIEGIDNDETVFEGFEASLLACKVRVS, encoded by the coding sequence ATGAAAATCACTAAAGCAGTACCAACCAATATCATCACCGGATTCCTGGGGGTGGGCAAAACCACTGCCATTTTGCACCTGTTGGCCAATAAACCCGCCAATGAGCGTTGGGCGGTATTGGTCAATGAGTTTGGCGAAATAGGTATCGACGGCGGTTTGATGGCTGGAGGCCAGGGGGCTCAAACCGGCGTTTTTATCCGCGAGGTACCCGGCGGCTGCATGTGTTGCGTTTCAGGTTTGCCCATGCAAATGGCGTTGAACAAATTATTGATGGCGGCAAAACCAGACCGGTTGCTCATCGAACCAACGGGGTTGGGGCACCCTCAAGAAGTTATTGAGTCTTTGCGCCAGCCGCATTACGCAACCGTTATTGATTTGAGGGCGACGCTGACCTTGATTGATCCTCGGCGCATACGAGATTCGCGTTATACCCGGAACGCCACATTCATACAGCAAATTGCAGTAGCCGATGTACTTGTGGCGAATAAATCCGATCAGTGTACGGATGAAGACTTTTCTTCCCTGGACGCTTACCTTTTGGAAAAAGCCAGTCACGAAAAGCCGTTATATCGAGTGAGTTTCGGGGAGATCCCGTTCACGGCTCTTTTGGCCCCTTCTGCCCACGCAACGTCCGAGCCTGAATCGTCGAGGCGCTTTACGATGCCCGCATTATCAAAAAACGTCGTTGGGCAATCCGAATCCACAGAGCGTTCAGATCACAGGCCATTGCCTAAGGGTGATTACATTAAAATCAAAAAACAGGCTGACGGTTTTACGTCGGTTGGCTGGCGTTTTCACGCCAGTATTCTGTTTGATAGGGGCCGGTTGTTTGAGTTCTTTTCCGGTCTTACCCTTCAAAGGGTTAAAGCCATATTCATTACGCCAGACGGTGTTTTTGGCTATAACTTCAGTGATCAGGCGTTAACTGAGGTGGAGTTGGACGAAGCCCAGGAGAGTTGCATCGAAGGCATCGACAATGACGAGACGGTTTTTGAAGGTTTCGAAGCGAGCCTTCTGGCCTGCAAGGTCCGCGTCAGTTGA
- a CDS encoding ABC transporter ATP-binding protein: MSGIYLTYPTESGAVAVLNNASLKVPPGETLAITGPSGSGKTSLLLLLSGLERPDKGEILIGSQRLGDMDSDALADWRSKHLGIIFQSFHLLPGLSALGNVSLPLEIAGQAHAREQAIAMLEAVGLNHRLQHYPSQLSGGEQQRVAIARALVHQPSLLLGDEPTGNLDQETGEKVLSLLFDLHKKSKSTLVLVTHDERVAERCQHRVRMDGGHLYEI, encoded by the coding sequence ATGAGCGGCATTTACCTTACATATCCAACAGAATCAGGTGCTGTCGCAGTGCTCAATAACGCATCACTCAAGGTTCCACCCGGCGAGACACTGGCGATTACTGGCCCATCCGGAAGCGGGAAGACCTCCCTGCTTTTGCTGCTTTCTGGTCTTGAGCGCCCGGACAAGGGCGAGATCCTGATTGGCAGTCAGCGCCTTGGTGACATGGATTCAGATGCATTGGCCGACTGGCGCAGTAAACACCTCGGCATTATTTTTCAGTCGTTTCATTTGCTGCCCGGCCTCAGCGCGTTGGGTAACGTCAGCCTGCCGCTTGAAATTGCCGGGCAAGCCCACGCCCGTGAGCAAGCTATTGCCATGTTAGAGGCCGTTGGGCTGAACCATCGATTGCAGCACTATCCGTCGCAACTGTCTGGTGGCGAGCAGCAGCGTGTCGCGATTGCCAGGGCTTTGGTACATCAGCCGAGTTTGCTGCTGGGTGACGAGCCTACCGGCAATCTGGACCAGGAAACCGGCGAGAAAGTGCTTTCGCTGCTGTTCGACCTGCATAAGAAAAGCAAGTCTACGCTGGTGCTGGTGACCCACGACGAGCGTGTCGCGGAACGCTGTCAGCACAGGGTTCGGATGGACGGCGGGCACCTCTATGAAATCTGA